A stretch of the Enterobacter mori genome encodes the following:
- a CDS encoding GNAT family N-acetyltransferase codes for MQLSITEKVTPEEKEELLTGLRAYNGQFLDLANFSGDIGVYVRDENGTMLGGLIGVRKGDWLNIDFLWVSDSVRGSGVGSELIKTAEDAARRKGCKHALVDTASFQARPFYEKQGYRLQMSLQDYPYAGMQRHYLAKAL; via the coding sequence ATGCAGTTGAGCATCACTGAAAAAGTTACGCCTGAAGAAAAAGAAGAGTTATTAACGGGGCTGAGAGCCTATAACGGGCAGTTTTTAGATCTGGCGAACTTCAGCGGCGATATTGGCGTTTACGTGCGGGACGAAAACGGCACCATGCTCGGCGGGCTGATTGGGGTGCGTAAAGGCGACTGGCTGAATATTGATTTTCTTTGGGTCAGCGATAGCGTGCGCGGTTCCGGCGTCGGCAGCGAGCTCATCAAAACGGCAGAAGATGCAGCCCGACGCAAAGGCTGCAAGCACGCGCTGGTCGATACCGCCAGCTTCCAGGCGCGCCCGTTCTATGAAAAACAGGGCTACCGGCTACAGATGTCTTTGCAGGATTACCCCTATGCGGGCATGCAGCGGCATTATCTGGCAAAGGCGCTTTAA
- a CDS encoding TetR/AcrR family transcriptional regulator gives MPALKDNSEPRRPGRPRGGKRVTASREQLLDIALNLFSRQGIANTSLNAIAKEAGVTPAMLHYYFNSREQLLDAMIEERFLPLREKIGAIFADNRGSPVNALTEMVKVLAELAEQYHWFAPLWMQEVIGEMPVLRTHLQARFGDEKYQATLATIKGWQQEGKLNQALAPELLFTTLLSLVLVPFSRMRNDERLKPLSPEIIVRHALAVIGTGIGG, from the coding sequence ATGCCAGCATTAAAAGACAATTCTGAACCGCGCCGTCCCGGCCGCCCTCGCGGAGGTAAACGCGTCACCGCCAGCCGCGAACAGCTGTTGGATATCGCCCTGAACCTCTTTTCCCGTCAGGGGATCGCCAACACCTCACTCAACGCCATTGCTAAAGAGGCGGGCGTCACGCCCGCGATGCTGCACTACTACTTCAACTCCCGAGAGCAGCTGCTGGATGCGATGATTGAGGAGCGTTTTCTGCCGTTACGCGAGAAGATCGGGGCGATTTTCGCCGATAACCGGGGTTCGCCGGTGAACGCCCTGACGGAAATGGTTAAGGTGCTGGCCGAACTGGCGGAACAGTATCACTGGTTTGCACCGCTGTGGATGCAGGAGGTGATAGGCGAAATGCCGGTACTGCGCACCCATCTTCAGGCGCGCTTTGGTGACGAGAAGTATCAGGCGACGCTTGCCACCATCAAAGGCTGGCAGCAGGAAGGGAAGCTGAATCAGGCGCTGGCACCGGAACTGCTGTTTACCACCTTACTGAGCCTGGTGCTGGTGCCGTTCTCACGCATGCGCAATGACGAGAGGCTAAAACCCCTCTCGCCGGAAATCATTGTCCGTCATGCGCTTGCCGTAATCGGCACCGGGATCGGCGGTTAA
- a CDS encoding MDR family MFS transporter, which produces MESDVMNPPAQKAPSIKLLFSALLLVMLLSALDQTIVSTALPTIVGELGGLDKLSWVVTAYILSSTIVVPLYGKFGDLFGRKIVLQIAIVLFLVGSALCGLAQNMTQLVLMRALQGLGGGGLMVISMAAVADVIPPADRGRYQGLFGGVFGLATVIGPLIGGFIVQHASWRWIFYINLPLGLFALLVIGAVFHGSARRSKHEIDYLGAIYLSMALLCIILFTTEGGTVRPWSDPQLWCILAFGLTGIAGFIYEERLAWEPIIPLSLFRDRSFLLCSLIGFIIGMSLFGSVTFLPLYLQVVKDATPTQAGLQLIPLMGGLLLTSIISGRIISRTGKYRLFPILGTLLGVVGMFLLTRISITSPTWQLYLFTSVLGMGLGLVMQVLVLAVQNNVSADQYGVATSGVTLFRSIGGAIGVALFGAVFTNILQSGLADSLPEGAELPRELNPTAIHHLPDALRLDYLDAFGSAIHAVFLLAAGIMVLAFALSWFLREAPLRRQA; this is translated from the coding sequence ATGGAATCCGACGTCATGAACCCACCCGCGCAAAAAGCGCCGTCGATTAAGCTGCTGTTCAGCGCGCTGCTGCTGGTGATGCTGCTTTCTGCGCTTGATCAAACCATCGTCTCTACGGCGCTGCCTACCATTGTCGGTGAGCTGGGCGGCCTGGATAAGCTCTCCTGGGTAGTGACGGCTTACATACTCAGTTCCACTATAGTTGTGCCGCTGTACGGTAAATTCGGCGATCTGTTTGGGCGCAAAATTGTCCTGCAAATCGCCATTGTGCTGTTCCTCGTGGGCTCCGCGCTGTGCGGGCTGGCGCAAAACATGACCCAGCTGGTGCTGATGCGCGCCCTGCAGGGGCTGGGTGGCGGAGGCCTGATGGTGATCAGCATGGCCGCCGTGGCGGACGTGATCCCGCCAGCCGATCGCGGGCGCTATCAGGGGCTGTTTGGCGGCGTGTTTGGCCTGGCGACCGTAATTGGGCCGCTGATAGGCGGGTTTATCGTCCAGCATGCTTCCTGGCGCTGGATTTTCTATATCAACCTGCCGCTGGGGTTGTTTGCGCTGCTGGTAATAGGCGCGGTATTTCACGGTAGCGCGCGGCGCAGTAAGCACGAGATTGACTATCTGGGGGCGATTTACCTCAGCATGGCGCTGCTGTGCATCATTCTGTTTACCACCGAAGGCGGCACCGTTCGCCCGTGGAGTGACCCGCAGCTGTGGTGCATTCTGGCTTTTGGCCTGACGGGGATCGCCGGGTTTATCTATGAGGAGCGGCTGGCGTGGGAGCCGATTATTCCGCTGTCGCTGTTCCGCGACCGCAGCTTCCTGCTCTGCAGCCTGATTGGCTTTATCATCGGTATGTCGCTGTTTGGCTCAGTGACCTTCCTGCCGCTGTATCTGCAGGTGGTGAAAGACGCCACGCCAACGCAGGCCGGTTTGCAGCTCATTCCGCTGATGGGCGGGCTGCTGCTGACCTCGATTATCAGCGGCCGGATTATCAGCCGCACCGGGAAATACCGCCTGTTCCCGATCCTCGGCACGCTGCTCGGCGTGGTGGGGATGTTTTTACTGACGCGCATTTCAATCACGTCACCAACCTGGCAGCTTTATCTGTTCACCAGCGTGCTGGGTATGGGGCTGGGGCTGGTGATGCAGGTGCTGGTGCTGGCGGTGCAAAACAACGTGTCGGCGGATCAATATGGCGTAGCCACTTCTGGCGTCACGCTGTTCCGCTCCATTGGTGGGGCCATCGGCGTCGCGCTGTTTGGCGCGGTATTCACGAATATTCTGCAATCGGGGCTGGCGGACAGTCTTCCGGAAGGCGCGGAACTGCCGCGCGAGCTGAACCCGACCGCCATCCATCATCTGCCTGACGCTCTGAGGCTGGACTACCTTGATGCGTTCGGCTCGGCCATTCATGCGGTATTCCTGCTAGCGGCAGGGATTATGGTGCTGGCGTTTGCGCTGTCGTGGTTTTTGCGGGAAGCGCCGCTGCGTCGGCAGGCGTGA
- a CDS encoding antitoxin, with protein MERTAKLIKKGRKQAVVLPAEFAFDTESVYIRRDDEGNVVLTARSEKERHRDNFLRLLKQTHVPDSFLSKEERNQSYSTRDPLEGL; from the coding sequence ATGGAGCGCACAGCAAAACTGATCAAAAAAGGGCGAAAGCAGGCTGTTGTTCTGCCTGCTGAGTTTGCGTTTGATACGGAGAGCGTTTACATCCGGCGGGATGACGAGGGGAATGTTGTTTTGACGGCAAGATCGGAGAAAGAGCGACACAGGGATAACTTTTTGCGTTTGCTCAAACAAACGCATGTGCCGGATTCGTTTCTGAGCAAAGAGGAGCGTAATCAGAGCTATTCGACACGAGATCCTCTGGAAGGGCTGTAG
- a CDS encoding type II toxin-antitoxin system VapC family toxin, with protein MLHMLDTNIVSHLVRQHPEVLNQYSRIAPEKMCISSVTEAELLYGVAKKQNNQLHKTIVEFLKTITICDWDSEAAAAYGELRAVMEKKGKVMGDLDQLIAAHAISRGTTIVTNDRAFGMVQDLRIEDWTTAA; from the coding sequence ATGCTGCATATGCTGGATACAAACATCGTAAGCCATCTTGTGAGGCAACACCCCGAGGTTCTAAATCAATATTCGCGTATTGCGCCCGAAAAAATGTGTATTTCAAGCGTAACGGAGGCTGAATTACTTTACGGCGTAGCCAAAAAGCAAAACAACCAACTGCACAAAACCATAGTGGAATTTCTAAAAACCATCACCATTTGCGACTGGGACAGTGAAGCCGCAGCCGCCTACGGCGAGCTTCGTGCAGTGATGGAAAAGAAAGGGAAGGTGATGGGCGATCTCGACCAGCTGATTGCTGCGCATGCCATCAGCCGGGGTACGACGATTGTCACCAACGATCGCGCATTTGGGATGGTGCAAGACCTTAGAATAGAGGACTGGACTACCGCAGCCTGA
- the nlpA gene encoding lipoprotein NlpA — protein sequence MKLRLGALLLTGLLLAGCDQSSNDAKHIKVGVINGAEQDVAEVAKKVAKEKYGLDVELVGFSGSLLPNDATNQGELDANVFQHRPFLAEDNKAHGYKLVAVANTFVFPMAGYSRKIKSVNELKDGATIAIPNDPTNLGRALLLLQKEKLIVLKPDVGLLPTALDITANPKNLKIMELEGAQLPRVLDDPKVDVAIISTTYLQQTGLSPVHDSVFIEDKNSPYVNIVVTREDKKDAENVKEFIQSYQSPEVAKAAETIFNGGAVPGW from the coding sequence GTGAAACTTCGACTGGGTGCGCTTCTCCTGACTGGCCTGCTGCTCGCGGGCTGTGACCAAAGCAGCAATGATGCCAAACACATTAAGGTCGGCGTGATTAACGGTGCCGAGCAGGACGTGGCGGAGGTCGCTAAAAAGGTGGCAAAAGAGAAATACGGTCTGGACGTGGAGCTGGTGGGCTTTAGCGGATCGCTGCTGCCCAACGATGCCACTAACCAGGGGGAGCTGGATGCCAACGTCTTCCAGCATCGCCCGTTCCTTGCAGAAGACAACAAGGCACATGGCTATAAGCTGGTAGCCGTGGCGAACACCTTCGTCTTCCCGATGGCCGGCTACTCCCGCAAGATCAAATCGGTGAATGAACTGAAAGACGGCGCAACTATTGCCATTCCAAACGACCCAACCAACCTCGGTCGCGCGCTGCTGCTGCTGCAAAAAGAGAAACTGATTGTCCTGAAGCCGGACGTTGGCCTGCTGCCGACGGCGCTGGATATCACCGCAAATCCTAAAAATCTGAAGATTATGGAGCTGGAAGGCGCGCAGCTGCCGCGCGTGCTGGACGATCCGAAGGTGGATGTCGCCATTATTAGTACCACCTACCTCCAGCAAACCGGCCTGTCACCGGTTCATGATAGCGTCTTCATTGAAGATAAAAATTCGCCGTATGTGAACATTGTCGTGACGCGTGAAGACAAGAAAGATGCGGAAAACGTGAAGGAATTCATACAGTCGTATCAGTCGCCAGAGGTGGCAAAAGCGGCCGAAACGATCTTCAACGGCGGCGCGGTGCCAGGCTGGTAA
- a CDS encoding MBL fold metallo-hydrolase yields the protein MNITQIRNATQLITYAGKRFLVDPMLAPKGAYPGFPGTAHSDIRNPTVELPVEVTTLLNADAVIVTHTHDDHWDQTAIALIAKDKPIYVQNDSDAALLRSQGFTHLTVMTEETVFDDVSIVKTHGGQHGTDRAYAVPELAERLGEACGVVFRHPDEKTLYIAGDTIWREEVATDMQKHQPDVVVLNAGYAHVIGFGPIIMGEQDVLNVHFLLPQAQIVATHMEAINHCLLTRRALREYAEANQFSDALSIPQDGESIIF from the coding sequence ATGAACATTACTCAGATTCGCAATGCCACTCAGCTGATTACCTACGCGGGAAAACGTTTTTTAGTTGACCCCATGCTTGCGCCGAAAGGTGCTTACCCGGGTTTCCCGGGTACGGCGCATTCAGATATTCGTAACCCGACCGTTGAACTACCTGTTGAGGTTACTACGCTGCTCAATGCCGATGCGGTGATTGTCACCCACACGCACGACGATCATTGGGATCAAACCGCCATTGCACTGATCGCCAAAGACAAACCTATTTATGTACAAAACGACAGCGACGCCGCGCTGCTGCGCAGCCAGGGATTTACCCACCTGACGGTGATGACCGAAGAGACCGTATTTGATGACGTAAGCATCGTGAAAACCCACGGCGGCCAGCATGGTACTGACCGCGCTTATGCGGTGCCGGAGCTGGCGGAGCGCCTGGGCGAGGCCTGCGGTGTGGTCTTTCGTCATCCTGACGAAAAGACGCTTTATATCGCTGGGGATACCATCTGGCGCGAAGAAGTGGCGACCGACATGCAAAAGCACCAGCCGGACGTCGTGGTACTGAACGCCGGTTACGCGCATGTGATTGGTTTTGGCCCTATTATCATGGGCGAGCAGGATGTGCTGAACGTGCATTTTCTGCTGCCACAGGCGCAGATTGTGGCGACCCATATGGAGGCCATTAACCACTGTCTGCTGACCCGTCGTGCACTGCGTGAATACGCCGAAGCCAACCAGTTTAGTGATGCGTTGAGCATTCCCCAGGATGGTGAAAGCATTATATTCTGA
- a CDS encoding GlxA family transcriptional regulator — MSLLHVAIVAVDGFSPFHYSVPCILFGDTVSGEKRFNVTICAEKPGFLTSKDGFSLNATQDYSAIEQADIVVVPYWQHVLERPPQTLIDSLVLANHRGAEIVGLCLGSFVLGYAGILDGKRAATHWEFERQFQSLFPNVQLDINALYVDDGNIITSAGTAAALDCCLYIIRQRFGSVVANQIARRMIVPPHREGGQAQFIAQPVPKDTRDGRINCLIDYLQQHITEPHSLDSLADVVSMSRRTLTRHFVKATGMSVADWLTAERLRRSQILLEAGNMPIERVAELVGFNSAVTWRQQFKARFGVSPVEWRKTFRTRL, encoded by the coding sequence ATGTCACTATTACATGTTGCCATTGTCGCGGTGGATGGGTTTAGCCCATTCCACTACTCCGTTCCCTGCATTTTGTTTGGCGATACGGTATCGGGCGAAAAGCGCTTCAATGTCACGATTTGCGCTGAAAAACCAGGGTTTCTGACATCAAAAGACGGTTTTTCACTCAATGCTACGCAGGATTACTCCGCCATTGAGCAGGCTGACATTGTTGTCGTGCCCTACTGGCAGCACGTCCTGGAGCGTCCGCCCCAGACGTTGATCGACAGCCTGGTTCTTGCAAATCACAGGGGCGCAGAAATTGTCGGGCTGTGTCTGGGATCGTTTGTGCTGGGCTATGCGGGCATTCTCGACGGCAAGCGCGCTGCTACACATTGGGAGTTTGAACGTCAGTTTCAGTCGCTCTTCCCGAACGTCCAGTTGGATATCAATGCGCTCTACGTGGATGACGGCAATATCATCACCTCTGCCGGAACCGCGGCTGCGCTGGACTGCTGCCTGTATATCATTCGTCAGCGCTTTGGCAGCGTGGTCGCCAACCAGATAGCTCGTCGGATGATTGTTCCGCCCCACCGCGAGGGCGGACAGGCGCAGTTTATCGCCCAGCCGGTACCCAAAGATACCCGTGATGGACGCATTAACTGCCTGATCGACTATCTACAGCAGCACATCACCGAACCGCATAGTCTTGACTCGCTGGCGGACGTGGTCTCGATGAGCCGCCGCACCCTGACGCGTCATTTTGTTAAAGCCACGGGGATGAGCGTCGCCGACTGGCTTACCGCCGAGCGCCTGCGGCGCAGCCAGATCCTGCTTGAAGCCGGAAATATGCCGATTGAGCGCGTGGCTGAACTGGTGGGATTTAATTCCGCCGTCACCTGGCGACAGCAGTTTAAAGCGCGTTTTGGGGTGAGTCCTGTGGAGTGGCGGAAGACGTTTCGGACTCGTTTGTAG
- a CDS encoding AAA family ATPase produces the protein MINTLHIQNYRSIRDMSLELEQLNIVFGPNGTGKSNIYKAIYLMHSAAQGQFSHALANEGGILKVFWAGKTRSDQLRRMNLAVETETYEYELQVGFVEKLPYPSQFQLDPVIKEESIWLSGQYRRPSSQLMKRKNQAVFLNNVHHEKVTHSGTLYENESVFGQLGEPHLYPEVSQMRESLRNWRFYHEFSVSIGSAMRAPQVGFRSPVLASDGANLAAAFQTIVEIGDEMLLMRILDQAFPGCVFYSDNTGGRFRMMMQREGLSRPLEPAEFSDGTLRFLCLAVALLSPRPPAFIALNEPENSLHPQMLPALASLIAEASRYSQIWLTSHSPELAKLIEKQRSFSLYQLSMVEGETKVERLG, from the coding sequence GTGATCAACACCCTGCACATTCAAAACTACCGCTCCATCCGCGATATGTCGCTGGAGCTGGAGCAGCTCAACATCGTCTTCGGGCCGAACGGTACCGGTAAATCCAATATCTACAAAGCGATATACCTGATGCACAGCGCCGCCCAGGGGCAATTTTCCCATGCGCTGGCGAACGAGGGCGGCATTCTGAAGGTGTTCTGGGCAGGCAAAACCCGCAGCGACCAGCTGCGGCGGATGAATCTGGCGGTGGAAACAGAGACCTACGAATACGAACTGCAGGTAGGCTTTGTCGAAAAACTTCCTTATCCCTCACAGTTTCAGCTCGATCCGGTGATCAAAGAAGAGTCCATCTGGCTGAGCGGTCAATACCGCCGCCCGTCGTCACAGCTGATGAAGCGTAAAAATCAGGCCGTATTTCTGAATAACGTGCATCACGAGAAAGTCACCCACAGCGGCACGCTGTATGAGAACGAATCGGTGTTCGGACAGCTCGGCGAGCCGCATCTTTACCCGGAAGTGTCGCAGATGCGCGAGTCGCTGCGTAACTGGCGCTTTTATCACGAGTTTTCTGTATCAATCGGCTCAGCGATGCGCGCGCCTCAGGTGGGTTTCCGCTCCCCGGTACTGGCCAGCGACGGCGCAAACCTGGCGGCGGCGTTTCAGACCATCGTGGAAATTGGCGATGAAATGCTGCTGATGCGCATTCTCGACCAGGCATTCCCCGGCTGCGTGTTTTACAGCGACAACACCGGCGGACGTTTTCGCATGATGATGCAGCGCGAGGGCCTGAGCAGGCCGCTGGAACCGGCGGAGTTCTCCGACGGCACCCTGCGTTTTCTGTGCCTGGCGGTGGCCTTGCTCAGCCCGCGCCCACCGGCGTTTATCGCGTTGAACGAACCGGAAAACAGCCTGCACCCGCAGATGCTGCCCGCGCTGGCGAGCTTAATCGCCGAGGCCAGCCGCTACTCGCAAATCTGGCTCACCAGCCACTCGCCGGAGCTGGCGAAGTTGATTGAGAAGCAGCGATCTTTCTCGCTATATCAGCTGTCGATGGTGGAAGGGGAAACGAAGGTGGAGAGGCTGGGGTAA
- a CDS encoding YbgA family protein — protein MTTKPVLGISGCLTGSAVRFDGGHKRMGFVMDELAQWVSFRPVCPEMAIGLPTPRPAIRLTLTDSSETQLRFSKPPHDDITQKMADFTADYLPKIGDLSGFIVCAKSPSCGMERVRLYDENGNRGRKEGVGLFTAALLETYPWLPVEEDGRLHDPVLRENFIERVFALHELNTLRAKGLTRRGLLDFHSRYKLQLLAHHQAGYREIGPFVASLHEWEDLDAFFVAYREKLMTILKKPASRKNHTNVLMHIQGYFRNQLNSRQRVELRDVILHYRDGLLPILAPLTLLKHYMAEYPDRYLMTQNYFDPYPDDLGLRLAVT, from the coding sequence ATGACAACAAAACCTGTACTCGGTATTAGCGGATGTTTGACCGGGTCTGCCGTTCGCTTCGACGGCGGACACAAGCGTATGGGCTTTGTCATGGATGAACTGGCCCAGTGGGTGAGTTTCAGACCCGTCTGCCCGGAAATGGCGATTGGCCTGCCAACGCCTCGCCCGGCCATACGCCTGACGCTGACGGACAGTAGCGAAACGCAGCTCCGTTTCAGCAAACCACCCCATGATGACATTACCCAGAAAATGGCCGACTTTACGGCGGACTACCTGCCAAAAATCGGCGATCTGTCGGGATTTATCGTCTGTGCGAAATCACCAAGCTGCGGCATGGAACGCGTGCGGCTGTATGATGAAAACGGCAACCGGGGCCGCAAGGAGGGTGTCGGGCTGTTCACCGCCGCCCTGCTTGAAACCTACCCGTGGCTGCCCGTGGAGGAAGACGGTCGGCTGCACGACCCGGTGCTGCGGGAAAACTTTATCGAGCGGGTATTTGCCCTGCACGAGCTGAATACGCTCCGGGCCAAAGGCCTGACGCGCCGTGGGCTACTGGATTTCCACAGCCGCTATAAACTGCAGCTGCTGGCGCACCATCAGGCGGGCTACCGCGAGATTGGCCCGTTCGTCGCGTCGCTGCATGAATGGGAAGATCTGGACGCCTTCTTCGTGGCGTACCGCGAAAAGCTGATGACGATCCTGAAAAAGCCCGCCTCGCGGAAAAACCACACCAACGTGCTGATGCATATTCAGGGCTATTTCCGCAACCAGCTGAACAGCCGCCAGCGCGTCGAACTGCGCGATGTGATCCTGCACTATCGCGACGGGCTGCTGCCCATCCTCGCGCCGCTGACGCTGCTGAAACACTACATGGCCGAATACCCTGACCGGTATCTGATGACGCAAAACTACTTTGATCCCTATCCTGATGATTTGGGTCTGCGTCTGGCAGTAACCTGA
- the uraH gene encoding hydroxyisourate hydrolase, with amino-acid sequence MKKTAPLLILASMAFAPAAFSAAPAGTLSVHILDQQTGMPPSDVTVTLEKQQQNTWTPVASGKTDHDGRIKSLYPQDQDMQPGVYKVTFKTADYFHGKKLDTFFPEIPVLFTVTRTNEKLHIPLLLSQYGYSTYKGS; translated from the coding sequence ATGAAAAAAACTGCCCCTCTGCTAATCCTTGCTTCGATGGCCTTTGCCCCTGCCGCCTTTAGCGCCGCACCTGCCGGTACGCTGAGCGTACACATTCTTGACCAGCAAACCGGGATGCCGCCATCGGACGTGACCGTCACGCTGGAAAAACAGCAGCAGAACACATGGACCCCAGTTGCCAGCGGCAAAACCGACCATGACGGACGCATCAAATCACTTTATCCGCAGGATCAGGATATGCAGCCCGGCGTCTATAAAGTGACCTTTAAAACCGCGGATTACTTCCACGGCAAAAAGCTGGACACCTTCTTCCCGGAGATCCCGGTGCTGTTCACCGTAACCCGCACCAACGAAAAGCTGCACATCCCTCTCCTGCTGAGCCAGTACGGTTATTCAACTTACAAAGGCAGTTAA
- a CDS encoding MerR family transcriptional regulator — MAYSIGEFARLSGITATTLRAWQRRYGLLKPQRTEGGHRQYSDEDVQQALKILDWVKKGVPIGQVKPLLERPTSRLTNNWLTLQQTMLQRLQDGKIESLRQMIYDAGREYPRPELVANVLRPLRSQVSANVAAAMTLREILDGIIIAYTSFCLEGDKKAPGDNILLSGWYLNDPCEVWLEALTRTGQGHRIDILPTPPATLAPEIFPDRHWLLVTRGKLTAARKKQIEQWQQQVSLEVIIL; from the coding sequence ATGGCTTACTCCATCGGCGAATTCGCCAGACTCAGCGGGATCACCGCCACTACGCTGCGGGCCTGGCAGCGGCGCTACGGCTTACTCAAGCCTCAGCGCACGGAGGGCGGCCACCGCCAGTACAGCGATGAGGACGTCCAGCAGGCGCTAAAAATCCTCGACTGGGTAAAAAAAGGCGTCCCGATTGGCCAGGTCAAACCGCTGCTGGAGCGCCCTACGTCGCGCCTGACCAACAACTGGCTCACGCTGCAGCAGACCATGTTACAGCGCCTGCAGGACGGCAAAATCGAGTCCCTGCGCCAGATGATTTACGACGCAGGACGCGAGTACCCAAGACCAGAACTGGTCGCGAACGTGCTGCGCCCGCTGCGCAGTCAGGTATCGGCAAACGTCGCCGCCGCCATGACCCTGCGCGAGATCCTCGACGGCATCATCATCGCCTACACCTCGTTTTGCCTGGAAGGCGATAAAAAAGCGCCGGGCGACAACATTCTGCTCAGCGGCTGGTACCTGAATGACCCGTGTGAAGTCTGGCTCGAGGCCTTAACCCGCACTGGACAAGGTCACCGTATCGATATTTTGCCCACGCCGCCCGCCACGCTGGCCCCGGAGATTTTCCCGGACCGCCACTGGCTTCTGGTCACGCGCGGTAAACTCACCGCCGCGCGCAAAAAACAGATCGAGCAGTGGCAGCAGCAGGTATCGCTTGAAGTGATTATCCTCTGA
- a CDS encoding lipocalin family protein, which translates to MKLWPVVTGVAIALTLVACKSPTPPKGVQPISGFDASRYLGKWYEIARLENRFERGLEQVTATYGKRSDGGISVLNRGYDPVKNKWNESEGKAYFTGEPTTAALKVSFFGPFYGGYNVIKLDDKYQYALVSGPNRDYLWILSRTPTIPDAVKQDYLNTARGLGFRTDQLVWVKQ; encoded by the coding sequence ATGAAGCTATGGCCTGTTGTGACCGGTGTTGCCATTGCCCTGACGCTGGTAGCCTGTAAATCCCCCACCCCGCCGAAGGGCGTGCAGCCCATTTCCGGTTTTGACGCCAGCCGCTATCTTGGCAAATGGTACGAAATCGCTCGCCTCGAAAACCGCTTTGAACGCGGCCTGGAGCAGGTGACCGCCACTTACGGCAAGCGCAGCGACGGCGGCATCAGCGTGCTTAACCGCGGCTACGACCCGGTGAAGAACAAGTGGAATGAGAGCGAGGGTAAAGCCTACTTTACCGGCGAGCCGACCACGGCCGCGCTGAAGGTGTCGTTCTTCGGCCCGTTCTACGGCGGATATAACGTGATCAAACTGGACGATAAGTACCAGTACGCGCTGGTCAGCGGCCCGAACCGCGACTACCTGTGGATCCTGTCGCGCACGCCAACCATCCCGGATGCGGTGAAGCAGGATTACCTAAACACCGCGCGCGGTCTGGGCTTCCGAACCGATCAGCTGGTGTGGGTGAAGCAATGA
- a CDS encoding class I SAM-dependent methyltransferase, with protein MNWQPFRGDAPENMTIFSASFPDVSDRWPMKDDAVREINAIDRGLKADPALRPPFVEWEEGGQAVLVPQNRYSEQAFRNRPALTAWRTRLVPSALALFVVQNPLEERLPEGTKMDSDSRQWFIHANDAIGVRSRARVLAALVEKYIHNESENNWVSLASGAAIPVLEALRNAKLDGQQVYLTLVDKDAVALSWAETMAAQEGIVVGEQLTLLRRDLLHTLVRNEDLLLELGEHQAELVDALGIFEYFNDTDAAVFLQRALRLVKPGGAVIVSNMLISSPQIDFVLRGIGWEDIYPRSLQQLQDIHLAAGVPVENVTVVVPKDGVYAVMEIKA; from the coding sequence ATGAACTGGCAGCCTTTTCGTGGCGATGCACCGGAAAATATGACGATTTTCAGTGCATCCTTTCCCGACGTCAGCGATCGGTGGCCGATGAAAGACGATGCCGTCCGGGAGATCAATGCCATCGATCGAGGACTGAAAGCCGATCCGGCGCTCCGCCCTCCTTTTGTTGAATGGGAAGAGGGCGGCCAGGCGGTGCTTGTCCCGCAGAACCGCTATTCCGAACAAGCCTTTCGCAACCGTCCGGCGCTCACCGCGTGGCGAACCCGGCTGGTCCCTTCTGCGCTGGCGCTGTTTGTGGTGCAAAATCCGCTGGAAGAGCGTCTTCCCGAAGGGACGAAAATGGACAGCGACAGTCGCCAGTGGTTTATCCACGCCAATGACGCCATCGGCGTGCGCTCCCGCGCCCGCGTGCTGGCCGCGCTGGTGGAGAAGTACATTCACAACGAAAGTGAAAATAACTGGGTCAGCCTGGCGAGCGGGGCCGCCATCCCGGTGCTGGAGGCGCTACGCAATGCCAAACTTGATGGTCAGCAGGTCTATCTCACGCTGGTGGATAAAGATGCCGTCGCCCTGAGCTGGGCCGAAACCATGGCGGCGCAGGAAGGCATCGTGGTGGGCGAACAGCTAACCCTGCTCAGGCGCGACCTGCTCCATACGCTGGTGCGTAACGAGGACTTACTGCTGGAGCTGGGCGAGCATCAGGCCGAACTGGTCGACGCGCTGGGGATTTTCGAATACTTCAACGATACCGATGCGGCGGTTTTTCTCCAGCGCGCGCTGCGATTGGTCAAGCCCGGCGGCGCGGTGATTGTGTCGAACATGCTCATCAGCAGCCCGCAAATTGACTTTGTGCTGCGCGGGATCGGCTGGGAGGATATTTACCCGAGATCGTTACAGCAGCTGCAGGATATCCACCTCGCGGCGGGCGTGCCGGTGGAAAACGTCACCGTGGTCGTACCGAAGGATGGGGTATATGCGGTAATGGAGATTAAAGCGTAG